In one window of Flavobacterium ginsengisoli DNA:
- a CDS encoding RagB/SusD family nutrient uptake outer membrane protein, producing MKKLFKLFMIGMVIPLLSLFSCSDDFLDAPSENQLTPGDLPEGITAFDGIAESLYFKPWFTFNDKFLIAVGDMYAGNAFTFDGAYAQFKDAQVTSQNPILTEGYTSLFSVIDQSNNLMSLVEDRKSELPEASYKNAIAISRFMRANAYFYLVRSFGAVPIINKAGSAAQPKRNLVTDVYKFIKQDLEYAIENLPATSVKKGYVTKFVCYGNSCKSAFDIK from the coding sequence ATGAAAAAACTTTTTAAACTTTTTATGATCGGAATGGTAATACCATTGCTGTCTTTATTTTCCTGTTCTGATGATTTTTTGGATGCTCCATCTGAAAATCAATTGACACCTGGCGATTTACCCGAAGGAATTACCGCTTTTGATGGAATTGCCGAGAGTTTGTATTTTAAACCTTGGTTTACTTTTAATGATAAATTCTTAATTGCAGTTGGCGATATGTACGCTGGCAACGCATTTACATTTGATGGTGCATATGCACAATTTAAAGACGCTCAGGTAACTTCGCAGAATCCAATCCTGACAGAAGGATATACTTCTTTGTTTTCTGTTATTGATCAATCTAATAATTTAATGAGTTTGGTTGAAGACAGAAAAAGCGAGCTCCCAGAAGCATCTTATAAAAATGCCATAGCAATATCAAGGTTTATGAGAGCCAATGCTTATTTCTATCTGGTAAGAAGCTTTGGAGCTGTGCCTATTATCAACAAAGCAGGATCGGCTGCGCAACCAAAAAGAAATCTTGTTACAGATGTTTACAAATTCATAAAACAAGATTTAGAATATGCGATCGAAAATTTACCAGCAACTTCGGTAAAAAAAGGATATGTTACCAAATTTGTCTGCTATGGGAATTCTTGCAAAAGTGCATTTGACATTAAATGA
- a CDS encoding TonB-dependent receptor domain-containing protein, with protein MQKSGSFAPAYTLGNVSELLNKSFKQQDQSFYWSLKNYLTYNKTFSEKHNFTFLLGQEAQESQYEYLSGYRSGDFLSKDFTNLNIGDIDTAVNGNGSGRWSMTSYISRLNYSFSNRYSFSASLRADASSNFGPNNKWGYFPSFAAGWTVSNESFFEPLSNTVNYLKFRGGYGSVGNQNIPANRYQTILSLTASPFGGVSPTIDNLGNPDIKWESLKSFNIGFELGMLSNRVKLDFDYYVKHSSNFLTKQINDESNQSALNYYLNTGEIQTKGVELTLNTRNIVTDNFTWDSTIIFSKYNNELTSFQGAGKSLLGKVQFDLYTVTRTTEGQPVGQFYGYVTDGIFKNASRISSRSNSGNRNRNW; from the coding sequence TTGCAAAAGAGCGGCTCTTTTGCCCCTGCCTACACTTTAGGAAATGTATCTGAGCTATTAAATAAATCTTTTAAACAGCAGGATCAAAGTTTCTACTGGAGTTTAAAAAATTATTTGACATATAATAAAACATTTAGTGAAAAACATAATTTCACTTTCTTACTAGGTCAGGAAGCACAAGAAAGCCAATACGAATATTTAAGCGGTTACAGATCGGGCGATTTCCTTAGCAAAGATTTTACCAACTTAAACATAGGCGATATAGATACCGCCGTTAATGGAAATGGTTCTGGAAGATGGTCGATGACCTCATACATCTCGAGATTAAATTATAGTTTTTCTAATCGCTATTCTTTTTCGGCTTCTTTAAGAGCTGATGCTTCTTCTAACTTTGGACCTAATAATAAATGGGGATATTTTCCATCATTTGCTGCAGGTTGGACTGTTAGTAACGAAAGCTTTTTTGAACCTTTATCTAATACAGTCAATTATCTGAAATTTAGAGGTGGTTATGGTTCGGTAGGAAATCAAAACATTCCTGCTAACAGATATCAAACCATTCTTTCATTGACTGCATCTCCTTTTGGAGGCGTGTCTCCAACAATTGATAATTTAGGAAATCCTGATATTAAATGGGAATCTCTTAAGTCTTTTAACATTGGTTTTGAACTAGGAATGCTTAGCAATAGAGTAAAATTAGACTTTGATTATTATGTAAAACATTCTTCAAATTTCCTTACTAAGCAAATCAATGATGAGTCAAATCAAAGTGCGTTAAATTATTATTTGAATACGGGTGAAATTCAAACTAAAGGGGTCGAACTTACCTTAAACACAAGAAACATTGTTACAGATAATTTTACTTGGGATAGTACTATTATTTTCTCAAAATACAATAATGAACTTACCAGTTTTCAAGGGGCAGGTAAATCTTTATTGGGTAAAGTTCAATTCGACTTGTATACTGTAACTAGAACTACAGAAGGCCAGCCAGTTGGACAATTCTATGGATATGTTACAGATGGAATATTTAAAAATGCGAGCAGAATTAGCAGCAGGTCCAATTCAGGAAACAGGAACAGGAATTGGTGA
- a CDS encoding DUF4369 domain-containing protein: MKKILFVLTASAAIISCSKVKDGEYLITGTATGIENGKTIILQGQDPATRMPVSLDTVKVENGKFEIKGKVTEPAFHTLILQGANGPIPFILETGEIKIAIDKDSIHKSKISGTYNNDEYVTFMEEMNKTQKSLIDFQKKNNDKMKQAQQAQDTATINGLMKQYMEIQKEVQDGSKKKYLAYAENHPKSFITALIIQSLLNDPTADMKKLEGLYNGLDESIKNTAPGKEIKTRFGQAKMPSVGATAPAVGSGK; the protein is encoded by the coding sequence ATGAAAAAAATACTTTTTGTACTTACAGCTTCTGCAGCTATCATTTCTTGCAGTAAAGTTAAAGATGGAGAATACCTTATTACTGGTACTGCTACAGGAATTGAAAATGGAAAAACTATTATCTTGCAAGGTCAGGATCCTGCTACAAGAATGCCAGTTTCTCTTGATACAGTAAAAGTTGAAAACGGAAAATTTGAAATTAAAGGAAAAGTTACTGAACCAGCTTTCCATACATTAATATTACAAGGTGCTAACGGACCTATCCCATTTATCTTAGAAACTGGGGAAATTAAAATTGCTATTGATAAAGATAGTATCCACAAATCTAAAATTTCTGGAACTTACAACAATGATGAGTATGTAACTTTCATGGAAGAAATGAACAAAACTCAAAAAAGTTTAATTGATTTCCAGAAAAAGAACAACGACAAAATGAAACAAGCTCAACAAGCTCAAGATACAGCAACTATCAATGGCTTGATGAAACAGTACATGGAAATCCAAAAAGAAGTACAAGACGGTAGCAAAAAGAAATATTTAGCTTATGCTGAAAATCACCCAAAATCTTTCATTACAGCTTTAATTATTCAAAGTTTATTGAATGATCCAACTGCTGATATGAAAAAATTAGAAGGTCTTTACAATGGTTTAGATGAGTCTATAAAAAATACTGCTCCAGGAAAAGAAATCAAAACTAGATTTGGTCAAGCAAAAATGCCATCAGTTGGTGCTACAGCTCCAGCGGTAGGTAGCGGTAAATGA
- a CDS encoding TlpA family protein disulfide reductase, whose product MVSLKESLGKATIVDFWASWCGPCRQENPHIVALYKEFHSKGLNIIGVSLDKDVAKWKEAIAKDGLTWTQVSNLKFWDEPIARQYNVEAIPATFILDASGKVVAQDLRGDELKAKIQELLAK is encoded by the coding sequence ATGGTTTCGCTTAAAGAAAGTCTAGGAAAAGCAACTATTGTAGATTTCTGGGCATCATGGTGCGGACCATGCAGACAGGAAAATCCGCATATTGTGGCTTTATACAAAGAATTTCATTCTAAAGGATTAAACATTATCGGGGTATCTCTTGATAAAGATGTCGCAAAATGGAAAGAAGCTATTGCAAAAGATGGTTTAACTTGGACTCAGGTTTCTAATCTAAAATTTTGGGATGAACCAATTGCAAGACAATATAATGTTGAAGCAATTCCTGCAACTTTTATTCTTGATGCATCAGGAAAAGTAGTTGCGCAAGATTTAAGAGGCGATGAATTAAAAGCAAAAATTCAAGAATTGCTAGCAAAATAA
- a CDS encoding carboxypeptidase-like regulatory domain-containing protein, whose product MRRSWPTGVGVAVQGTKNATTTDFDGGFILNNVDPKSTLIFSYIGYKTVSLQADTKSVMVVNMVNDLEKLNEVVVIGYGTSKRKRCKWCYFFHQSI is encoded by the coding sequence ATCAGGAGGTCTTGGCCTACCGGTGTTGGTGTAGCAGTACAAGGAACAAAAAATGCTACAACCACTGATTTTGACGGAGGATTTATTTTAAACAATGTAGATCCGAAAAGCACATTGATTTTTAGCTACATAGGTTACAAAACTGTATCCCTTCAAGCAGATACAAAATCAGTGATGGTAGTCAACATGGTTAATGACCTTGAGAAATTAAATGAAGTCGTGGTTATTGGCTACGGAACTTCAAAAAGAAAAAGATGTAAATGGTGCTATTTCTTCCATCAAAGCATCTGA
- a CDS encoding two-component regulator propeller domain-containing protein → MKNIKYILVCYFIGLNCLFSQDKFDNYQFRSIQETTSKRAISSIIQDKNGFIWIGTNGTGLYRYDGVNYFGYEYNKNSGSINSNFIYSTFVDSDNNLWVGTDDGLCLYNRDLDNFTKINIEDVIRKGYDEPITVKTINQDNNGNLILGTYGFGLFKLNIKTLKTTLIPSKVLDKFNFLIKSSVKNKQGIIYLGTSYGLLELDLNGKLKQVYKDKFKREPLLDDIENLAIDKLGYIWLGTTEHGLIKIKPETDNYQFENYFITKNKILSIIESDQDYIVCGTENDGLLIVNYKGQVIQKYLHSKYNDSSLKSNSVWSLYEDKEKRLWLGYFNKGLGVFDKPNNKFNSLESLVNNENSLQTSYVTSIVKDKKGDLLISNEGGGLDIYNLTNKSFIHVNKNSQSYYSGLDAADIQTIFIDSKQNIWIGSWDRGIYFLKNGTTRFINYNTANTEGLKSNRIFSFSEDLKGRIWIGTFIKGLHYFDNKNNTFVHCNTKSFTEHALDNAFIRKVFVDSDNVLWVGTILGLYQVSLKDDSGFKVTKMRDAMFDDKTKYNSIQTILSIYESNDKTIWIGTDGEGLFSYNKKDRTFSNYNNFPGFKEKSVRAIIADNNGYLWISGGLGLTKLDLKNKKSTSFTKDDGLIDNDFNNNAVFKDGNGELYFGSYEGVNYFNPSEIKKVEKAPKLYFSDFKLFNKSVKPNEDASPLTKVIGQSKEIILNHTQSVFTIEYVGINYNYSKKNQYAYYLQGFEKDWNYVGNNRAATYTNLPPGNYVFKVKSANADGSWNTVPLELKIKVLPPWWKTIWAYLLYTSILVFLTIYLNKIYQNRFKAKQAIILEKEKNIQSEKLNNNKLQFFTNISHEFRTPLTLIINPLEDILKSKNLSPEIHNKLKIVHKSSDRLSRLINELMDFNKLEFNRIFLQARKIEVVAFTQGIRGYFDEEAASRNITINFESEFDELEDWLDPKMLEKILFNIISNAFKFTPDNGSITISIAKSEGDNLLLIDGNIVPSFSITITDTGSGIRKKDLKRIFDRFYQVNNVNKDYYGSTGIGLEVVKEFVELHKGRIDVDSQVGQGTKFTLTFPLGKSMYKKSEIIEGDKTKKIEETKTKFLSESTDQDDYVDQTENVAETAKPYTVLIVEDNPELRNYLKQELSKLYKVIVAENGQKGYELAVLKLPDLIITDVIMPVMDGLQMCKKIKGDLKTSHIPLLMLSAKAMVKDRLEGIDSGADIYLSKPFELDILKSSLAQLITSRQIMFKKFYSGITKDGKEKTTSLDNDFIQKILHFINENISEPELSVELLSSKIFLSRSQLYRKIKTLTGVSVNEFIRNVRLEKAKQLIEKGNNNINEISYKVGFTSPSYFTKCYKIKYGHLPTQEKEQKNKH, encoded by the coding sequence ATGAAAAATATTAAATATATTCTTGTATGCTACTTTATAGGTTTGAATTGCCTATTTTCTCAAGATAAATTTGATAACTATCAATTTAGAAGCATACAGGAAACTACTTCAAAAAGAGCTATTTCTTCCATTATTCAAGATAAAAATGGTTTTATCTGGATAGGCACAAATGGCACTGGTTTGTATCGATATGACGGGGTGAATTATTTTGGATATGAATACAATAAAAATTCGGGCTCAATAAACAGTAACTTTATCTATTCCACTTTTGTTGATTCTGACAATAACTTATGGGTTGGTACTGATGACGGTTTATGCTTATATAACAGAGATTTAGATAATTTTACCAAAATCAATATTGAGGATGTAATCAGAAAAGGATATGATGAACCCATTACTGTAAAGACAATTAATCAAGATAACAATGGAAACTTAATCTTGGGTACTTATGGCTTTGGATTATTTAAACTTAACATAAAAACTTTAAAAACTACTTTGATTCCGTCAAAGGTGCTGGATAAATTTAATTTCCTAATAAAATCTTCGGTAAAAAATAAGCAAGGAATTATCTATTTAGGAACTAGTTATGGCCTCTTAGAACTTGATTTAAACGGCAAACTTAAACAGGTTTATAAAGACAAGTTTAAAAGAGAACCTTTATTGGACGATATAGAAAATCTTGCCATAGATAAATTAGGATATATATGGCTGGGAACTACTGAACACGGTCTGATTAAAATTAAGCCAGAAACTGATAATTACCAATTTGAAAATTATTTTATAACCAAAAACAAAATCTTATCAATTATAGAAAGCGACCAAGATTATATAGTTTGTGGTACTGAAAATGATGGATTATTGATTGTAAACTATAAAGGCCAAGTAATCCAGAAGTATTTGCATAGCAAGTATAATGACTCTAGCTTAAAATCTAATTCTGTCTGGTCATTGTATGAGGATAAAGAAAAGCGACTCTGGTTAGGCTATTTTAATAAAGGACTTGGCGTATTTGACAAACCAAATAACAAATTTAATTCTCTTGAATCGCTAGTCAACAACGAAAATTCTTTGCAGACAAGCTATGTCACTTCAATTGTAAAAGACAAGAAAGGAGATCTGTTAATCAGTAACGAAGGAGGCGGTCTCGACATTTATAATCTTACCAATAAAAGTTTCATTCATGTAAATAAAAACAGCCAAAGTTATTATTCTGGCTTAGACGCTGCTGATATTCAAACCATATTCATAGACAGTAAGCAAAATATTTGGATAGGAAGTTGGGATCGCGGAATCTACTTTTTAAAAAATGGCACTACTCGATTCATAAATTATAATACTGCCAATACTGAAGGATTAAAATCGAATAGAATTTTTAGTTTTTCAGAGGATTTGAAGGGCAGAATCTGGATAGGAACTTTCATAAAAGGACTGCATTATTTTGACAATAAGAACAATACATTTGTTCATTGCAACACAAAATCATTTACAGAACACGCTTTGGACAATGCTTTTATCCGTAAAGTTTTTGTAGATTCTGATAATGTTTTGTGGGTTGGAACGATTTTGGGTTTATATCAGGTAAGTTTAAAAGACGATTCTGGTTTTAAAGTTACCAAAATGCGCGATGCCATGTTCGACGACAAAACGAAATATAACAGCATCCAAACTATTTTATCAATCTATGAGTCTAACGATAAAACAATATGGATTGGAACAGACGGCGAAGGATTATTTAGCTATAATAAAAAAGATAGAACATTTTCAAACTATAATAATTTTCCAGGTTTTAAAGAAAAATCTGTTCGCGCCATAATTGCCGACAACAATGGCTATCTATGGATTAGCGGCGGATTAGGATTAACAAAACTTGATTTAAAAAACAAAAAAAGTACCAGCTTTACTAAAGATGACGGTCTTATTGATAATGATTTCAACAACAATGCGGTCTTTAAAGATGGAAATGGAGAACTGTATTTTGGAAGTTATGAGGGAGTAAATTATTTTAATCCTAGCGAGATCAAAAAAGTAGAGAAAGCTCCAAAATTGTATTTCAGCGATTTTAAATTATTCAATAAATCTGTAAAACCTAATGAAGATGCTTCTCCATTAACCAAAGTAATTGGTCAGAGTAAAGAAATCATTCTTAATCATACGCAATCTGTTTTTACGATTGAATATGTTGGAATTAACTATAATTATTCTAAGAAAAACCAATATGCTTATTATTTGCAAGGCTTTGAAAAAGATTGGAATTATGTAGGAAACAACAGAGCCGCAACTTATACAAATTTGCCACCAGGTAATTATGTTTTTAAAGTAAAATCTGCAAATGCCGATGGTTCGTGGAATACTGTTCCTTTAGAATTAAAAATAAAAGTCTTGCCGCCGTGGTGGAAAACTATTTGGGCCTATTTACTGTACACTTCAATACTGGTTTTTCTAACTATATACCTTAATAAAATATATCAAAATCGTTTTAAAGCAAAACAGGCTATAATTTTAGAAAAAGAAAAAAATATTCAGTCAGAGAAATTAAACAATAATAAACTGCAATTTTTCACAAATATTTCGCATGAATTCAGAACACCATTAACACTAATTATCAACCCTTTAGAAGATATTCTAAAAAGTAAAAATTTATCTCCTGAAATACATAACAAATTAAAAATTGTTCATAAAAGTTCAGATAGGCTTTCCAGACTTATCAATGAGCTTATGGACTTTAATAAGTTAGAATTCAACAGAATTTTTCTTCAAGCCAGAAAAATTGAAGTCGTAGCCTTTACACAGGGAATTAGAGGTTATTTTGATGAGGAAGCCGCCTCACGAAATATTACTATTAATTTTGAGTCTGAATTTGATGAGCTTGAGGACTGGTTAGATCCTAAAATGCTCGAAAAAATACTGTTCAACATTATTTCAAATGCTTTTAAATTTACTCCCGATAATGGCTCAATCACTATTTCTATAGCAAAATCAGAAGGCGATAATCTATTGCTAATTGATGGAAATATCGTTCCTTCTTTTTCAATAACGATTACTGATACAGGTTCGGGTATTCGCAAAAAAGATCTGAAAAGAATATTTGACAGGTTTTATCAGGTCAATAATGTAAATAAAGATTATTATGGAAGTACGGGAATTGGTTTAGAGGTTGTAAAGGAATTTGTGGAACTTCATAAAGGAAGAATTGATGTTGATAGTCAGGTAGGACAAGGCACAAAATTCACATTAACCTTTCCTTTAGGCAAATCTATGTATAAGAAAAGTGAAATAATTGAAGGGGACAAAACAAAAAAAATAGAAGAAACTAAAACTAAATTTCTATCTGAATCTACCGACCAAGATGATTATGTAGACCAAACTGAAAATGTTGCTGAAACTGCAAAACCATATACTGTTTTAATCGTTGAAGATAATCCTGAATTGAGAAACTACCTAAAACAGGAACTAAGCAAATTATATAAAGTTATTGTCGCCGAAAATGGTCAAAAAGGCTACGAACTTGCTGTTCTGAAATTACCAGATTTAATTATTACAGATGTTATAATGCCCGTAATGGACGGACTGCAGATGTGTAAAAAAATAAAAGGCGATTTAAAAACAAGCCACATTCCATTATTAATGCTTTCGGCAAAAGCAATGGTAAAAGACCGATTAGAAGGTATAGATTCAGGTGCTGATATTTATCTCAGTAAACCATTTGAGTTAGACATCTTAAAATCTAGCCTAGCACAGCTTATTACGAGCAGACAAATCATGTTTAAGAAATTTTATAGCGGAATCACAAAAGATGGTAAAGAAAAAACAACTTCTCTTGATAATGATTTCATTCAAAAAATTCTGCATTTTATAAACGAAAACATCAGCGAACCAGAATTAAGCGTGGAATTGCTATCATCTAAAATTTTCCTAAGCAGAAGTCAGCTGTATCGAAAGATAAAGACCTTAACAGGCGTTTCGGTAAATGAATTTATTAGAAATGTACGATTAGAAAAGGCAAAACAATTGATAGAAAAAGGAAATAATAATATTAATGAAATTAGCTATAAAGTTGGATTTACATCTCCCTCCTATTTCACCAAATGTTATAAGATTAAATACGGACATTTGCCCACACAAGAAAAAGAACAAAAAAACAAACATTAA
- the bglX gene encoding beta-glucosidase BglX translates to MKNKKLLTIGVFALFTVGNMNAQKKPYLDKNKTVEQRIDLLLPLMMLEEKVGQMNQYNGFWDVTGPAPKGGTAELKYEHLRKGLVGSMLTVRGVKEVRAVQKIAVEQTRLGIPLIIGFDVIHGYKTLSPIPLAEAASWDLEAIKKSAAIAADEASASGINWTFGPNVDVANDARWGRVMEGSGEDPYLGSKIGYARVKGFQGETIADLAKANTIAACAKHFAAYGYVEAGLEYNIVDISNSKLYNSVLPPFEATVDAGVRTFMNSFNTLNGVPATGNAFLQRDILKGKWKFDGFVISDYASIREMIAHGYAKDEADAAAKAVIAGSDMDMESYLYVAKLVDLVKSGKVKESLIDDAVRRILRVKFELGLFDDPYRYCDEKREKEVVGSRANNEGVLDMAKKSIVLLKNEKNLLPLKKSGQKIALIGALANDKNSPLGSWRIAVSDDTAVSVLEGMQQYKGNQLTFEKGADLLKQKATFLTETVFNTTDRSGFEAAKNAAKNADAVVMVLGEYGFQSGEGRSRTDLNLPGLRQELLEEIYKVNPNVVLVLNNGRPLSIPWAAENVPAIVEAWHLGTQAGNAVAQVLYGDYNPSGKLPMSFPRNVGQVPIYYNKYSTGRPIDSDKNVFWSHYMDVEKTPQFPFGFGLSYTTFDYKNLKLDKTSFAKGEKVHISVEVANSGNYDGKEVVQLYIHDEFASIVRPIKELKGFELVNLKKGETKTVSFTLTDKELGFYDNEGNYLVEPGTFKIMVGGSSDKGLTEKFELN, encoded by the coding sequence ATGAAAAATAAAAAATTACTAACTATTGGAGTTTTTGCTCTGTTTACTGTTGGAAATATGAATGCACAAAAGAAGCCGTATCTGGATAAAAATAAAACTGTTGAGCAGCGCATAGACCTGCTTCTGCCATTAATGATGCTGGAGGAAAAAGTTGGGCAGATGAACCAATACAATGGCTTTTGGGATGTTACCGGACCGGCGCCAAAAGGCGGAACAGCCGAACTGAAATACGAGCATTTAAGAAAAGGCCTTGTGGGATCGATGCTGACAGTTCGCGGCGTTAAAGAAGTGCGCGCAGTGCAGAAAATTGCAGTCGAACAAACCCGCTTGGGAATTCCATTAATTATCGGTTTTGACGTGATACATGGCTATAAGACGTTAAGCCCGATTCCGCTGGCAGAAGCGGCGAGCTGGGATTTGGAAGCGATTAAGAAATCGGCTGCGATTGCGGCAGATGAAGCTTCTGCATCCGGAATCAATTGGACTTTTGGGCCAAATGTTGATGTGGCAAATGATGCGCGTTGGGGACGTGTGATGGAAGGTTCGGGAGAAGATCCATACTTAGGAAGTAAAATTGGATATGCACGAGTTAAAGGTTTTCAAGGAGAGACCATTGCTGATTTGGCTAAAGCAAATACGATTGCGGCTTGTGCGAAACATTTTGCGGCTTACGGTTATGTTGAAGCAGGATTGGAATATAATATCGTAGACATTAGTAATTCGAAATTGTACAATTCGGTCTTGCCTCCTTTTGAAGCAACGGTTGACGCTGGAGTTCGCACGTTTATGAATTCGTTTAATACTTTGAACGGTGTTCCTGCAACTGGAAATGCCTTTTTGCAAAGGGATATTCTAAAAGGAAAATGGAAGTTTGACGGATTCGTGATTTCCGATTATGCTTCAATCCGCGAAATGATTGCACACGGTTATGCAAAAGATGAAGCCGATGCAGCGGCAAAAGCCGTAATTGCAGGTTCTGATATGGATATGGAATCGTATTTGTACGTTGCAAAACTGGTTGATCTGGTAAAATCGGGAAAAGTAAAAGAATCTTTAATTGATGACGCGGTTCGCAGAATTTTGCGTGTAAAATTTGAATTGGGACTATTTGATGATCCGTACAGATATTGCGATGAAAAACGCGAAAAAGAAGTTGTGGGAAGCAGAGCCAATAACGAAGGCGTTTTGGATATGGCAAAGAAATCGATCGTTTTGCTGAAAAACGAAAAGAATCTGCTTCCGCTGAAAAAATCAGGTCAGAAAATCGCTTTGATCGGAGCTTTGGCAAACGATAAAAACAGTCCGTTGGGAAGCTGGAGAATTGCGGTTTCAGACGATACCGCGGTTTCGGTTTTGGAAGGGATGCAGCAGTACAAAGGCAATCAGCTTACTTTTGAAAAAGGGGCAGATTTATTAAAACAGAAAGCAACTTTCTTAACGGAAACCGTTTTCAATACAACAGACAGAAGCGGATTTGAAGCGGCTAAAAATGCGGCTAAAAATGCCGATGCCGTAGTAATGGTTTTAGGCGAATACGGATTCCAGAGCGGTGAAGGGAGAAGCAGAACCGATTTGAATCTGCCAGGTTTGCGGCAGGAATTATTGGAAGAAATCTACAAAGTGAATCCGAATGTGGTTTTGGTTTTAAACAATGGACGTCCGCTGAGCATTCCGTGGGCGGCAGAAAATGTTCCGGCCATTGTGGAAGCTTGGCATTTGGGAACCCAAGCCGGAAATGCAGTTGCGCAGGTTTTGTACGGAGATTACAATCCGAGCGGAAAATTGCCGATGTCATTTCCTAGAAATGTGGGGCAGGTGCCGATTTACTATAACAAATACAGCACAGGAAGGCCAATCGATAGCGATAAAAATGTTTTCTGGTCGCATTACATGGATGTGGAGAAAACGCCCCAATTTCCATTCGGTTTTGGATTGAGCTACACCACTTTCGATTATAAAAACCTGAAACTGGATAAAACATCTTTTGCAAAAGGTGAAAAAGTTCACATAAGCGTTGAAGTTGCAAACTCTGGAAATTACGACGGAAAAGAAGTGGTTCAATTGTACATTCATGATGAATTTGCAAGCATCGTCCGTCCGATTAAAGAATTGAAAGGTTTTGAATTAGTTAATCTGAAAAAAGGGGAAACTAAAACGGTAAGCTTTACTTTAACGGATAAAGAGCTTGGTTTTTATGATAACGAAGGAAATTATCTGGTAGAACCGGGAACTTTTAAAATTATGGTTGGAGGAAGTTCTGATAAAGGTCTTACTGAAAAATTTGAACTAAATTAA
- a CDS encoding TonB-dependent receptor plug domain-containing protein has product MKSWLLATELQKEKDVNGAISSIKASEIQDKPFISIDQALVGKAAGVNVTQNSGTPGGGISVQIRGITSINGNEPLYVIDGTPVFADKNNDSFAFSALGGGNGQTKNSALSGLNISDIETIDILKDASSTAIYGANGANGVVLITTKKGKKGKSAFTYETYLGTQQVANSVDVLNLPQYAAYQTKIFKLNGEPVPYQYQKPNLLGNGTNWQDELFRTATMYNHQISFSGEKDGTRYYTSLNYFDQEGIVMNSDFNRMSMRLNVDSNVKSWLKIGNNMSISRSSQQVVRNDDRGGLVMNTLRQSPELPVRYADGSYAGPTSGLGSSANEATNPIALSEYNNAKADRYKINGNVFADFTLTKGLVFRTELGYDLNFAKERLFCPCLHFRKCI; this is encoded by the coding sequence ATGAAGTCGTGGTTATTGGCTACGGAACTTCAAAAAGAAAAAGATGTAAATGGTGCTATTTCTTCCATCAAAGCATCTGAAATTCAAGACAAACCTTTTATTTCCATCGATCAAGCTCTTGTAGGTAAAGCGGCAGGTGTAAATGTTACTCAAAATTCTGGAACTCCAGGAGGAGGAATTTCGGTGCAAATTAGGGGAATTACCTCTATTAATGGAAATGAACCTTTATATGTAATTGACGGAACACCTGTTTTTGCAGACAAAAACAACGACTCATTTGCATTTAGTGCATTAGGCGGAGGAAATGGGCAGACTAAAAACTCGGCTTTATCTGGATTAAATATTTCGGATATCGAAACTATTGATATCCTAAAAGATGCTTCATCAACGGCAATATATGGTGCAAATGGTGCGAATGGTGTCGTTTTGATTACAACTAAAAAAGGAAAAAAAGGAAAGTCGGCTTTTACCTATGAAACCTATTTAGGTACTCAGCAAGTGGCAAATTCAGTTGATGTTTTAAACTTGCCTCAATATGCCGCTTATCAGACTAAAATCTTCAAACTAAATGGAGAACCAGTTCCTTATCAATATCAAAAACCAAATTTATTAGGCAATGGAACAAACTGGCAGGACGAACTTTTTAGAACTGCCACTATGTATAATCATCAAATATCATTTTCAGGCGAAAAAGACGGAACAAGATATTATACTTCTTTGAATTATTTTGATCAGGAAGGAATTGTGATGAATTCAGATTTCAATAGAATGTCTATGAGATTAAATGTGGATTCAAATGTAAAATCATGGCTTAAAATTGGCAACAATATGTCAATAAGCAGATCATCTCAACAAGTAGTTCGAAACGATGACAGAGGTGGTTTAGTAATGAATACATTAAGGCAGTCTCCAGAATTACCTGTTAGATATGCCGATGGTTCTTATGCCGGCCCAACAAGCGGTTTAGGTTCTTCTGCAAATGAGGCAACCAACCCAATTGCATTATCAGAATACAATAACGCAAAAGCAGACCGATACAAAATTAATGGAAATGTCTTTGCCGATTTCACTCTTACGAAAGGATTGGTTTTTAGAACAGAATTGGGATATGATTTAAATTTTGCAAAAGAGCGGCTCTTTTGCCCCTGCCTACACTTTAGGAAATGTATCTGA